One Misgurnus anguillicaudatus chromosome 20, ASM2758022v2, whole genome shotgun sequence DNA segment encodes these proteins:
- the hcn3 gene encoding potassium/sodium hyperpolarization-activated cyclic nucleotide-gated channel 3 isoform X2 has protein sequence MNCACTSSVAYFYARILGLLFTFVIRFYWDLVMLCLMMGNLVILPWGITFFEDQNTLPWITFNVASDTLFLADLVLNFRTGIMEGDNSEIILDPQVIRRRYLRGWFLVDFISSIPVDYFFLIVDIEARLESAEVYRTARALRIVRFTKILSLLRLLRLSRLIRYIHQWEEIFHMTYDLASAVVRIVNLIGMMLLLCHWNGCLQFMVPMLQEFPPDCWVSKNNMVNATWDVQYSYALFMAMSHMLCIGYGAQAPEGPTDVWLTMISMIIGATCYAMFLGNATNLVQSLDASHRQYQEKYKQVEQYMSFHKLPADMRQRIHDYYEHRFQGKMFDEENILGELSDPLREEIVNFNCRGLVANMPLFANADPHFVTVLLTKLRFEVFQPGDMIIREGMLGRKMYFIQHGCVSVITHDKKEKKLNDGCYFGEICLLNRGRRTASVRADTYCRLYSLSVDSFNEVLEEHPLMRRAFESVAVDHLSREGNGVVYPQKATEDDGE, from the exons ATGAACTGCGCCTGTACTTCATCTGTAGCCTACTTTTACGCAAGGATTCTGGGATtgctgtttacttttgtcatacG GTTCTATTGGGATTTGGTGATGCTCTGCCTTATGATGGGCAACCTTGTGATCCTACCCTGGGGCATCACTTTCTTTGAAGACCAGAACACCCTACCCTGGATCACCTTTAACGTGGCCTCCGACACACTTTTCCTGGCAGACCTCGTCTTAAACTTCCGGACGGGTATCATGGAGGGCGACAACTCCGAGATCATCCTTGATCCGCAAGTGATCCGTCGCCGTTATCTGCGCGGGTGGTTTCTAGTGGACTTTATCTCCTCCATCCCGGTGGACTACTTCTTCCTGATTGTGGATATAGAGGCCCGGCTGGAGTCAGCGGAGGTGTACCGCACCGCCAGGGCGTTGCGGATCGTGCGCTTTACCAAGATCCTCAGCCTGCTTCGATTACTGCGCTTGTCTAGACTTATACGTTACATCCATCAGTGGGAGGAG ATATTTCACATGACCTATGACCTGGCCAGTGCCGTGGTTCGCATTGTGAATCTGATCGGAATGATGTTGCTGCTGTGTCATTGGAACGGCTGCTTGCAGTTCATGGTGCCAATGTTACAGGAATTCCCTCCGGACTGTTGGGTCTCCAAAAACAACATGGTG AATGCCACCTGGGATGTTCAGTACTCGTATGCCCTCTTCATGGCCATGAGCCACATGCTGTGCATTGGTTACGGAGCCCAGGCCCCTGAGGGACCGACTGATGTCTGGCTCACTATGATCAGCATGATCATTGGTGCCACCTGCTACGCTATGTTCCTGGGCAATGCCACCAACCTCGTCCAGTCACTGGATGCCTCCCATCGCCAGTACCAGGAGAAG TATAAGCAGGTGGAACAGTACATGTCTTTTCACAAGCTGCCTGCGGATATGAGACAGAGGATTCATGATTATTACGAGCATCGCTTCCAGGGCAAGATGTTCGACGAGGAGAACATTCTCGGAGAACTTAGTGACCCACTCAGAGAG GAGATTGTGAACTTTAATTGCCGTGGACTTGTGGCTAACATGCCGCTTTTTGCAAATGCTGATCCTCATTTCGTCACAGTCCTCTTGACGAAGTTACGCTTTGAAGTCTTTCAACCGGGTGACATGATAATTCGTGAAGGGATGCTCGGTCGGAAAATGTACTTCATTCAGCACGGCTGCGTCAGCGTGATCACACACGACAAAAAGGAGAAAAAGCTTAATGACGGCTGTTACTTCGGAG AAATATGTCTGCTGAACCGTGGACGTCGCACAGCGAGCGTCAGAGCCGATACCTACTGCAGACTTTATTCGCTCAGTGTTGACAGCTTCAATGAAGTTTTGGAGGAGCATCCATTAATGAGAAGGGCATTCGAGAGTGTGGCTGTGGATCACCTGTCACGCGAGGGAAACGGTGTTGTGTATCCACAAAAAGCCACGGAGGACGATGGAGAATGA
- the hcn3 gene encoding potassium/sodium hyperpolarization-activated cyclic nucleotide-gated channel 2 isoform X1, with translation MDVDGNPHSSSGASKRNIKGRFSLPSWRSSPRTITREERGGEEVNKRLLYIVNHQQDQTDSVSGPISKSLEVIAGLDGSTTTMTTSTPSHLHRSTCESPGPAVPPMVCDSEERVFGNQPTFLQRQFSSLLQPGVNKFSLRMFGSAKGVAAEQERVKAFGVWIIHPYSDFRFYWDLVMLCLMMGNLVILPWGITFFEDQNTLPWITFNVASDTLFLADLVLNFRTGIMEGDNSEIILDPQVIRRRYLRGWFLVDFISSIPVDYFFLIVDIEARLESAEVYRTARALRIVRFTKILSLLRLLRLSRLIRYIHQWEEIFHMTYDLASAVVRIVNLIGMMLLLCHWNGCLQFMVPMLQEFPPDCWVSKNNMVNATWDVQYSYALFMAMSHMLCIGYGAQAPEGPTDVWLTMISMIIGATCYAMFLGNATNLVQSLDASHRQYQEKYKQVEQYMSFHKLPADMRQRIHDYYEHRFQGKMFDEENILGELSDPLREEIVNFNCRGLVANMPLFANADPHFVTVLLTKLRFEVFQPGDMIIREGMLGRKMYFIQHGCVSVITHDKKEKKLNDGCYFGEICLLNRGRRTASVRADTYCRLYSLSVDSFNEVLEEHPLMRRAFESVAVDHLSREGNGVVYPQKATEDDGE, from the exons ATGGATGTTGATGGAAACCCTCATTCTTCAAGTGGCGCCTCTAAGCGCAACATCAAGGGTAGGTTCTCCCTACCCAGCTGGCGTTCCTCTCCGAGGACCATCACACGGGAGGAACGGGGTGGGGAGGAGGTGAATAAGAGGCTCCTCTACATTGTCAACCATCAACAGGACCAAACGGACTCTGTGAGTGGTCCCATCTCCAAATCTCTTGAGGTTATAGCAGGGTTAGATGGCTCGACCACCACCATGACCACGTCCACTCCATCTCACCTTCACAGATCTACATGCGAGTCGCCGGGGCCTGCGGTGCCCCCTATGGTGTGCGATTCAGAGGAAAGGGTCTTTGGCAACCAACCCACGTTTCTCCAGAGACAATTCAGCTCCTTGCTGCAGCCAGGGGTGAACAAGTTCTCCCTGCGAATGTTTGGTAGTGCAAAAGGTGTAGCAGCTGAGCAGGAAAGGGTGAAGGCATTTGGGGTTTGGATTATACATCCATATAGTGACTTCAG GTTCTATTGGGATTTGGTGATGCTCTGCCTTATGATGGGCAACCTTGTGATCCTACCCTGGGGCATCACTTTCTTTGAAGACCAGAACACCCTACCCTGGATCACCTTTAACGTGGCCTCCGACACACTTTTCCTGGCAGACCTCGTCTTAAACTTCCGGACGGGTATCATGGAGGGCGACAACTCCGAGATCATCCTTGATCCGCAAGTGATCCGTCGCCGTTATCTGCGCGGGTGGTTTCTAGTGGACTTTATCTCCTCCATCCCGGTGGACTACTTCTTCCTGATTGTGGATATAGAGGCCCGGCTGGAGTCAGCGGAGGTGTACCGCACCGCCAGGGCGTTGCGGATCGTGCGCTTTACCAAGATCCTCAGCCTGCTTCGATTACTGCGCTTGTCTAGACTTATACGTTACATCCATCAGTGGGAGGAG ATATTTCACATGACCTATGACCTGGCCAGTGCCGTGGTTCGCATTGTGAATCTGATCGGAATGATGTTGCTGCTGTGTCATTGGAACGGCTGCTTGCAGTTCATGGTGCCAATGTTACAGGAATTCCCTCCGGACTGTTGGGTCTCCAAAAACAACATGGTG AATGCCACCTGGGATGTTCAGTACTCGTATGCCCTCTTCATGGCCATGAGCCACATGCTGTGCATTGGTTACGGAGCCCAGGCCCCTGAGGGACCGACTGATGTCTGGCTCACTATGATCAGCATGATCATTGGTGCCACCTGCTACGCTATGTTCCTGGGCAATGCCACCAACCTCGTCCAGTCACTGGATGCCTCCCATCGCCAGTACCAGGAGAAG TATAAGCAGGTGGAACAGTACATGTCTTTTCACAAGCTGCCTGCGGATATGAGACAGAGGATTCATGATTATTACGAGCATCGCTTCCAGGGCAAGATGTTCGACGAGGAGAACATTCTCGGAGAACTTAGTGACCCACTCAGAGAG GAGATTGTGAACTTTAATTGCCGTGGACTTGTGGCTAACATGCCGCTTTTTGCAAATGCTGATCCTCATTTCGTCACAGTCCTCTTGACGAAGTTACGCTTTGAAGTCTTTCAACCGGGTGACATGATAATTCGTGAAGGGATGCTCGGTCGGAAAATGTACTTCATTCAGCACGGCTGCGTCAGCGTGATCACACACGACAAAAAGGAGAAAAAGCTTAATGACGGCTGTTACTTCGGAG AAATATGTCTGCTGAACCGTGGACGTCGCACAGCGAGCGTCAGAGCCGATACCTACTGCAGACTTTATTCGCTCAGTGTTGACAGCTTCAATGAAGTTTTGGAGGAGCATCCATTAATGAGAAGGGCATTCGAGAGTGTGGCTGTGGATCACCTGTCACGCGAGGGAAACGGTGTTGTGTATCCACAAAAAGCCACGGAGGACGATGGAGAATGA
- the LOC129454458 gene encoding uncharacterized protein: MNSVMKKSLGAPIRHMTSCVTGVQDGFSRKSKTVRRKSAPCCYGQTAHDSSWIRAYQTELHRERKLRQVKFAQKNAERAAMRAHYKSPHRYSKTPVQRTQVKSKMASKNDDSLFGAFQGLSLNMGGAQSSMPTATSADQCKVM, from the exons ATGAACTCTGTGATGAAAAAGTCCCTGGGCGCCCCCATCCGACACATGACCAGTTGTGTGACAGGGGTTCAGGACGGCTTCAGTAGAAAGAGCAAAACTGTCCGGAGAAAGAGCGCTCCGTGTTGCTACGGTCAGACCGCACACGACTCGTCTTGGATAAGGGCCTACCAAACAGAActgcacagggaaag GAAATTAAGGCAAGTGAAATTTGCACAGAAGAACGCAGAGAGGGCCGCCATGAGGGCGCATTACAAAAGTCCTCACCGCTACTCAAAG acacCGGTTCAGAGGACACAGGTAAAAAGCAAGATGGCCTCCAAAAATGACGACTCTCTTTTTGGTGCCTTCCAAGGGCTCAGTCTCAACATGGGTGGAGCCCAGTCTTCAATGCCAACAGCAACAAGTGCAGATCAATGTAAAGTCATGTAA